The Geothrix sp. genome has a window encoding:
- a CDS encoding PAS domain S-box protein: protein MVQFNTRANEILLKLVYYGPGLSGKTTNLKSLHAMCTDTQRGEMFSVNTQEDRTLFFDLLPINLGYIYGNAIHLQIYTVPGQVQYDASRRVVLGGADGVVFVADSSEAKMQDNVDSLSNLYHNLNANRLNIKQIPFVLQYNKRDLPDAMAVGVMNRRLNFRSVPYFESVASQGTGVLDTFLSITRETVGYTFKKYHLDKKIKDFDEMLNLIESNVRSSMRELPPPSETDPAPAPAPDATVLRHSNVSVADLVPGKIADAQELLEDALKSNMETARLYSELKQAKEALEKKNEESSQLYAQLDRANQDNLKTRKYLEGLVQNMAEAVISFAPDGKILTWNMAAERIFGYARPEIVGRNMAQLMPDHLLGELEQVVLQVARGQVIHDAATTRMRKGGLAFPASITYAPVRSADDRILAFSAMVRDTSQTQALEDRLVHSQRHEALGRLVPSLFHEVANRLTPVLLESRLIAEAAMEPHQAEQATRLVQAVESVQSLLQPLQTVLNPPAPNRTLVPVNRLVQEAAALVEAKAQRMDASLELNLDPGLRETNLDATLVLQALTNLLLNGLQSVAGSPAKRLRVATRAAGGNLQVVVQDSGPVLSEARQAELFDPAAAATPEALSLPVVDIIARQHGGRLTVRSQEGLGNAYLLELPLEASPVAAPVASAAPAPAGLEGRRALVVDDETFLLECLVDALGAWGMEVSSSARGDEAIRELEQGNFDLIVSDIRMPGLSGVELFDWLRTQRPAMTKRILYTTGDSFDAKTRGFLEGNQLPYLGKPFDLKQLKQSLERLIGTPIDA, encoded by the coding sequence CCATCCACCTGCAGATCTACACGGTGCCGGGGCAGGTGCAGTACGACGCCAGCCGCCGGGTGGTGCTGGGCGGGGCCGACGGCGTGGTGTTCGTGGCGGATTCCAGCGAAGCCAAGATGCAGGACAATGTCGACTCGCTGTCGAACCTGTACCACAACCTCAACGCGAACCGCCTGAACATCAAGCAGATCCCCTTCGTGCTCCAGTACAACAAGCGGGACCTGCCGGACGCCATGGCCGTGGGCGTCATGAACCGGCGCCTGAATTTCCGCAGCGTCCCCTACTTTGAATCCGTGGCCAGCCAGGGCACGGGCGTGCTGGATACCTTCCTGTCCATCACCCGCGAGACCGTGGGCTACACCTTCAAGAAGTACCACCTGGACAAGAAGATCAAGGACTTCGACGAGATGCTGAATCTCATCGAATCCAATGTTCGGTCGAGCATGCGGGAGCTGCCGCCTCCTTCCGAGACCGACCCGGCGCCGGCTCCGGCCCCGGACGCGACCGTGCTGCGGCACAGCAATGTCAGCGTCGCGGACCTGGTGCCCGGGAAGATCGCCGATGCCCAGGAGCTGCTGGAGGATGCCCTCAAGTCGAACATGGAGACGGCACGGCTCTACTCGGAGCTGAAGCAGGCCAAGGAGGCGCTGGAGAAGAAGAACGAGGAGTCGAGCCAGCTCTACGCCCAGCTCGACCGCGCGAACCAGGACAATCTGAAGACGCGGAAGTACCTCGAAGGCCTCGTGCAGAACATGGCCGAGGCGGTGATCTCCTTCGCGCCGGATGGCAAGATCCTCACCTGGAACATGGCCGCCGAGCGGATCTTCGGCTACGCGCGACCCGAGATCGTGGGCCGCAATATGGCGCAGCTCATGCCCGACCACCTGCTGGGCGAGCTGGAGCAGGTTGTCCTGCAGGTGGCCCGGGGCCAGGTGATCCACGACGCGGCCACCACGCGCATGCGCAAGGGGGGGCTGGCCTTCCCCGCCAGCATCACCTACGCGCCGGTGCGGAGCGCCGATGACCGGATCCTGGCCTTCTCCGCCATGGTGCGCGACACCAGCCAGACCCAGGCCCTGGAGGATCGGCTGGTCCATTCCCAGCGGCACGAGGCCCTGGGGCGCCTGGTACCCTCGCTCTTCCACGAGGTGGCCAACCGCCTGACGCCGGTGCTCCTGGAATCCCGCCTCATCGCCGAGGCCGCGATGGAGCCCCATCAGGCTGAACAGGCGACCCGGCTGGTGCAGGCCGTGGAGTCCGTGCAGAGCCTGCTGCAGCCGCTCCAGACCGTGCTGAATCCCCCGGCCCCGAACCGGACACTCGTGCCGGTCAACCGCCTGGTCCAGGAGGCCGCGGCCCTGGTGGAAGCGAAGGCCCAGCGCATGGACGCCAGCCTGGAGCTGAACCTGGATCCAGGGCTCCGCGAGACGAACCTGGATGCCACCCTGGTTCTCCAGGCCCTCACCAATCTGCTGCTGAACGGCCTGCAGTCCGTGGCCGGGAGTCCCGCGAAGCGCCTGCGGGTGGCCACCCGCGCCGCGGGGGGGAACCTGCAGGTGGTGGTCCAGGACTCGGGCCCGGTTCTTTCGGAGGCGCGCCAGGCCGAGCTGTTCGACCCCGCCGCCGCGGCCACGCCCGAAGCCCTGAGCCTGCCCGTGGTGGACATCATCGCCCGTCAGCACGGGGGGCGCCTCACGGTGCGGAGCCAGGAGGGGCTGGGGAACGCCTATCTGTTGGAGCTTCCCCTGGAGGCTTCACCGGTGGCCGCCCCCGTCGCATCGGCCGCCCCCGCCCCCGCGGGGTTGGAAGGCCGCCGGGCCCTGGTGGTGGACGACGAAACCTTCCTGCTGGAGTGCCTCGTGGATGCCCTCGGCGCCTGGGGCATGGAGGTTTCCTCCAGCGCGCGGGGCGACGAGGCGATCCGGGAGCTGGAGCAGGGGAACTTCGACCTGATCGTGTCCGACATCCGCATGCCGGGACTCTCCGGCGTCGAGTTGTTCGACTGGTTGCGAACCCAGCGGCCCGCCATGACCAAGCGCATCCTCTACACCACGGGGGATTCCTTCGACGCCAAGACCCGCGGCTTCCTCGAGGGCAACCAGCTCCCCTACCTGGGTAAACCTTTCGATCTAAAGCAGCTGAAGCAAAGTCTCGAGCGCCTGATAGGGACTCCGATCGACGCGTGA
- the dnaK gene encoding molecular chaperone DnaK encodes MGKIIGIDLGTTNSCVAVMEGGQPKVIPNPEGADTTPSVVGFNPKTSERLVGASAKRQAVAQPKSTIYSIKRFMGLPYADSDREQKLVPYTVERAEKGGCVIDVIGKKLSPEEISAAVLTKMKEAAEAYLGEKVTEAVITVPAYFNDAQRQATKDAGAIAGLEVKRIVNEPTAAALAYGLDKKKDGTIAVFDFGGGTFDISILEVSEGVVEVKSTNGDTHLGGDNVDQAVIDWLADEFQKAEGIDLRKQADAMQRLKEAAEKAKIELSSTTQTDISLPYITADASGPKHINQTLSRAKFELMIEPILQKLKGPCENAVKDAKLAHHEIDEVVMVGGSTRIPKVLELVKQIFGKEPNHSVNPDEVVALGAAVQAGVLAGDVKGVLLLDVTPLSLGINANGGQMSVIIPRNTTIPTKRSEIYTTAVDNQPGVDIEVFQGERPVVEGNKLLGQFHLGNIAPAPRGMPQIEVVFDIDANGIVHVTAKDKGTGKDASITLTGSTGLSKEEIDAKVKDAEAHKADDEERKSMLEEKNHLDQMVYQVEKLLKDSGDKLPEADKKEAEEAIVEAKAALASLEKERIKKALETLTAKSHKLAESLYKQEPPQDGAAPGAPAGDAKKGDDNVIDAEVVS; translated from the coding sequence ATGGGCAAGATCATCGGCATTGACCTCGGTACCACCAACAGCTGCGTGGCCGTCATGGAAGGCGGGCAGCCCAAGGTGATCCCGAACCCCGAGGGCGCGGACACGACACCGTCCGTGGTGGGCTTCAACCCCAAGACCAGCGAGCGCCTCGTGGGCGCCTCGGCCAAGCGCCAGGCCGTGGCCCAGCCCAAGAGCACCATCTATTCCATCAAGCGGTTCATGGGTCTGCCCTATGCCGACTCGGACCGCGAGCAGAAGCTCGTGCCTTATACCGTCGAGCGGGCGGAGAAGGGCGGCTGCGTGATCGATGTCATCGGCAAGAAGCTGAGTCCTGAGGAGATCAGCGCCGCGGTGCTGACCAAGATGAAGGAGGCCGCCGAAGCCTACCTGGGCGAGAAGGTCACAGAAGCCGTCATCACCGTGCCCGCCTACTTCAATGACGCCCAGCGCCAGGCCACCAAGGACGCCGGCGCCATCGCGGGCCTGGAGGTGAAGCGCATCGTCAACGAGCCCACCGCCGCGGCCCTCGCCTACGGCCTCGACAAGAAGAAGGACGGCACCATCGCCGTCTTCGACTTCGGCGGCGGCACCTTCGACATCTCCATCCTCGAAGTCTCCGAGGGGGTGGTCGAAGTGAAGTCCACCAACGGCGACACCCACCTGGGTGGCGACAATGTGGACCAGGCTGTCATCGACTGGCTGGCCGACGAGTTCCAGAAGGCCGAGGGCATCGACCTCCGCAAGCAGGCCGACGCCATGCAGCGCCTGAAAGAAGCGGCCGAGAAGGCCAAGATCGAGCTGTCCAGCACCACCCAGACCGACATCAGCCTGCCCTACATCACCGCCGACGCCAGCGGTCCCAAGCACATCAATCAGACGCTCTCCCGCGCCAAGTTCGAGCTGATGATCGAGCCCATCCTCCAGAAGCTCAAGGGCCCCTGCGAGAACGCGGTGAAGGACGCCAAGCTGGCCCACCACGAGATCGATGAAGTGGTGATGGTGGGCGGCTCCACGCGCATCCCCAAGGTGCTGGAGCTCGTGAAGCAGATCTTTGGCAAGGAACCCAACCACAGCGTGAACCCCGACGAAGTCGTGGCCCTGGGCGCCGCCGTGCAGGCCGGCGTGCTGGCCGGCGATGTGAAGGGCGTGCTGCTCCTCGATGTGACGCCACTCAGCCTCGGCATCAATGCCAACGGCGGGCAGATGAGCGTCATCATCCCCCGCAACACCACCATCCCCACCAAGCGCAGCGAGATCTACACGACGGCCGTGGACAACCAGCCCGGTGTGGACATCGAGGTGTTCCAGGGCGAGCGCCCGGTGGTTGAAGGCAACAAGCTGCTGGGCCAGTTCCACCTGGGCAACATCGCCCCGGCCCCCCGCGGCATGCCCCAGATCGAGGTGGTCTTCGACATCGACGCCAACGGCATCGTGCATGTCACCGCCAAGGACAAGGGCACGGGCAAGGACGCCAGCATCACCCTGACGGGCAGCACGGGCCTCTCCAAGGAGGAGATTGACGCCAAGGTGAAGGATGCGGAGGCCCACAAGGCCGACGACGAAGAGCGCAAGTCCATGCTCGAAGAGAAGAACCACCTCGACCAGATGGTCTACCAGGTGGAGAAGCTCCTGAAGGACAGCGGCGACAAGCTGCCCGAGGCCGACAAGAAGGAGGCCGAAGAGGCCATCGTCGAGGCCAAGGCCGCCCTGGCCAGTCTGGAGAAGGAGCGCATCAAGAAGGCCCTGGAGACCCTGACGGCCAAGAGCCACAAGCTTGCGGAGAGCCTCTACAAGCAGGAACCGCCCCAGGACGGCGCGGCTCCCGGCGCCCCGGCCGGCGACGCCAAGAAGGGCGACGACAATGTGATCGACGCCGAAGTCGTCAGCTAG
- a CDS encoding response regulator transcription factor, translating to MPEPKILLVEDELSLAEGIKLNLELEGLACTWIPRGDQALKQILAETFDLVILDVMLPGMDGFTICEKVREAKNFTPILFLTAKNTDDDRVHGFETGADDYLGKPFQVRELLLRVRAILRRESWYKSREISSRQVFGSHWVDFDNFCGEGPQGPFQLGVKESMILKLLMERPGQVVSRTDILDKVWGEDAYPTSRTVDNFIVRIRRVMEQDPHHPRWVHTIRSVGYQFDPEGKQRKGEE from the coding sequence ATGCCCGAGCCCAAGATCCTGCTGGTGGAAGACGAGCTCAGTCTCGCCGAGGGCATCAAGCTCAACCTGGAACTGGAGGGCCTGGCCTGCACCTGGATCCCCCGGGGCGATCAGGCCCTGAAGCAGATCCTCGCCGAGACCTTCGATCTGGTGATCCTCGATGTGATGCTGCCGGGCATGGACGGCTTCACCATCTGCGAGAAGGTGCGCGAGGCCAAGAACTTCACGCCCATCCTCTTCCTCACCGCCAAGAACACGGACGACGACCGCGTCCACGGCTTCGAGACCGGGGCCGACGACTACCTGGGCAAGCCCTTCCAGGTGCGCGAGCTGCTGCTGCGCGTGCGGGCCATCCTGCGCCGCGAGTCCTGGTACAAGAGCCGGGAGATCAGCAGCCGCCAGGTCTTCGGAAGCCACTGGGTGGACTTCGACAACTTCTGCGGCGAAGGGCCCCAGGGCCCCTTCCAGCTGGGCGTGAAGGAAAGCATGATCCTCAAGCTGCTCATGGAGCGGCCGGGCCAGGTGGTGAGCCGCACGGACATCCTGGACAAAGTGTGGGGCGAGGACGCCTATCCCACCAGCCGCACCGTGGACAACTTCATCGTCCGCATCCGCCGGGTCATGGAGCAGGATCCCCACCACCCCCGCTGGGTCCACACCATCCGCAGCGTGGGCTACCAGTTCGATCCCGAAGGGAAGCAGCGCAAGGGCGAGGAATGA
- a CDS encoding RNA polymerase sigma factor RpoD/SigA encodes MPLRHLEERSLDKYFDSIRHLPLLTAEEERINGRLWQNDRNPEGLRKLVEGNLRFVVKEARKFEGMGLDLLDLISEGNLGLIEAAKRYDPERLNKFLTYASWWVRQAIFHALAEHGNKIRLPQKVAGHLVQLNRVTQKLSQSLGRTPMIKEIAEAANLSVDEVQRLQVLQQTTSTVSTEQGLGDSDLTVGDSLEQEVEPSAMHTLDQEAFLEQIEASLATLSEKERKIIALHFGLGGHDPLTLEQIGKQFDPPISRERVRQLEERAFSRIRERRREILGGFLWGGDEP; translated from the coding sequence GTGCCCCTCCGGCATCTCGAAGAGCGTTCGCTCGACAAGTACTTCGACTCCATCCGCCACCTGCCCTTGCTGACGGCGGAGGAGGAGCGCATCAACGGGCGGCTGTGGCAGAACGACCGCAATCCCGAGGGCCTGCGCAAGCTGGTGGAGGGCAATCTGCGGTTCGTGGTGAAGGAGGCCCGGAAGTTTGAAGGCATGGGCCTCGACCTGCTGGACCTCATCAGCGAGGGCAACCTGGGCCTCATCGAAGCCGCCAAGCGCTACGACCCCGAGCGGCTGAACAAGTTCCTCACCTACGCCTCCTGGTGGGTGCGGCAGGCCATCTTCCACGCCTTGGCTGAGCACGGGAACAAGATCCGCCTGCCCCAGAAGGTGGCGGGCCATCTGGTGCAGCTCAATCGGGTGACCCAGAAACTCAGCCAGTCCCTGGGCCGCACACCAATGATCAAGGAGATCGCCGAGGCCGCGAACCTCAGCGTGGATGAGGTCCAGCGGCTGCAGGTGCTGCAGCAGACCACCTCCACCGTTTCGACCGAGCAGGGCCTGGGGGATTCCGACCTCACCGTGGGCGACAGCCTGGAGCAGGAGGTGGAGCCCTCCGCCATGCACACGCTCGACCAGGAGGCCTTCCTCGAGCAGATCGAAGCGAGCCTGGCGACGCTGAGCGAGAAGGAACGGAAGATCATCGCCCTGCACTTCGGCCTGGGCGGCCACGATCCCCTGACCCTCGAGCAGATCGGCAAGCAGTTCGACCCGCCCATCTCCCGCGAGCGCGTGCGGCAGCTGGAGGAGCGCGCCTTCTCGCGCATCCGCGAGCGCCGCCGCGAAATCCTGGGTGGTTTCCTGTGGGGCGGGGACGAGCCATGA
- a CDS encoding MMPL family transporter, which produces MDSLLRRLLRLHLSRSPGLWLLTAGLTLLLGLGTLRVERALDLMSLLPTDHPAVRANLEAGVGQQELLWLVAEGGEADLEARRAWAEGLVDRLLQEGNLPLNGLAAEGRLSDPVPVPGPGGLSPWPALLAVGAITEGDAAVSRLTTETLYTLAPAWLGDRLAPLNDPEGLRRRLEATAKALASPEPLPAALARLDPLGLRDLAPQNGEGMAKARELGRAFTLRMRTGYLETKDGRFVMLPLVASFPASEVKATTRALVWLGRGGGGPLPATASLQEVEAALGPQADRAFPLQATGAHAITAWESHRLTGEVLLSLALSFVLIGLVYWLGFRTLAGYGFVMVPLLVGMFWALGLTGWMLGRVNLMAAGFGAVLLGVGDDVGILLFSRYREERRAGRPKPRALRAALLGTGPGVVAGALATALAFLALAFAPFPGIRDLGLTTGLGLLACLAATFLVLPPLLMALDHGRGTFAPGPPAPLPHRRAWAPWAALALLVLALAGAPRTRWEEDLRRFRAQGNPALTLQERLTKNLGASLQPLAIQIPLDDPDRLPARWNKLSPILREAGLPVPDWKTLDPELRHVLGSETWRHQVLEAATKAGLDPAGLEGPLSALAAAAADPAQPVRALQSLLPRAAQPPEGSHRWNLWEGLHRRGKSAPLAPALTVPIRLDEASLTRLTPVVEAAGGRFVGTQPLFRVVKGIARDAVREAVLLALAGIFAVIAWFGRSLRFACLALVPLLASQAGALGALGWGGEPLTFLSLMAIPIALGVSVDTAFNLLHRARGEADAPQRVARVNAVCAGTTLAGFGGMVFSGYRGLRGLGLACLGGVALALLLTQWLLPVLLEKWPLEKK; this is translated from the coding sequence ATGGACTCGCTGCTGCGCCGCCTGCTCCGTCTGCACCTCTCCCGGTCGCCGGGCCTCTGGCTCCTCACGGCCGGCCTGACGCTGCTGCTGGGGTTGGGCACCCTCCGCGTAGAGCGGGCCCTGGATCTGATGAGCCTCCTGCCCACGGACCACCCGGCCGTGCGGGCCAACCTGGAGGCGGGCGTGGGTCAGCAGGAGTTGCTCTGGCTTGTGGCCGAGGGCGGCGAGGCTGATCTCGAGGCCCGCCGGGCCTGGGCCGAAGGCCTGGTGGACCGCCTGCTCCAGGAAGGCAACCTGCCCCTGAACGGCCTGGCGGCCGAAGGGCGCCTGTCGGACCCCGTCCCGGTGCCGGGCCCCGGCGGCCTGAGTCCCTGGCCCGCCCTGCTGGCCGTGGGCGCCATCACGGAAGGGGATGCCGCCGTCAGCCGCCTCACCACGGAAACGCTCTATACGCTGGCCCCGGCCTGGCTGGGGGATCGCCTCGCCCCCCTGAATGATCCCGAAGGGCTGAGGCGCCGCCTGGAGGCCACGGCCAAGGCCCTGGCCTCCCCGGAGCCGCTGCCCGCGGCGCTGGCACGGCTGGATCCGCTCGGGCTGCGGGATCTCGCGCCCCAGAACGGCGAGGGCATGGCCAAGGCCCGGGAGCTGGGTCGCGCGTTCACCCTGCGCATGCGCACGGGGTATCTCGAGACCAAGGACGGCCGCTTCGTGATGCTGCCACTGGTGGCCAGCTTCCCCGCCTCGGAGGTGAAGGCCACCACCCGCGCGCTGGTCTGGTTGGGGCGCGGTGGCGGGGGCCCCCTGCCCGCCACCGCCAGCCTCCAGGAGGTCGAAGCGGCCCTGGGGCCCCAGGCGGACCGGGCCTTCCCCCTCCAGGCCACGGGGGCCCATGCCATCACCGCCTGGGAATCGCACCGGCTCACGGGCGAGGTGCTGCTCAGCCTGGCTCTCAGCTTCGTCCTCATCGGCCTGGTCTATTGGCTGGGCTTCCGCACCCTGGCGGGCTACGGCTTCGTGATGGTGCCCCTCCTGGTCGGCATGTTCTGGGCCCTGGGCCTTACGGGCTGGATGCTGGGCCGCGTGAACCTCATGGCCGCGGGCTTCGGCGCCGTGCTGCTGGGCGTGGGCGATGATGTGGGCATCCTGCTTTTCAGCCGGTATCGCGAGGAGCGCCGGGCCGGCCGGCCGAAACCCCGGGCCCTGCGCGCCGCCCTGCTCGGCACGGGCCCCGGCGTGGTGGCGGGCGCCCTGGCCACGGCCCTGGCCTTCCTGGCCCTGGCCTTCGCGCCCTTCCCGGGCATCCGCGACCTGGGCCTGACCACGGGCCTGGGCCTGCTGGCCTGCCTCGCGGCCACCTTCCTGGTGCTGCCGCCCCTGTTGATGGCCCTGGATCATGGCCGGGGGACCTTCGCCCCAGGCCCACCGGCACCCCTGCCGCACCGCCGGGCCTGGGCCCCCTGGGCCGCGCTGGCCCTGCTGGTGCTGGCTCTGGCGGGTGCGCCGCGCACCCGCTGGGAGGAGGACCTGCGCCGCTTCCGCGCCCAGGGCAACCCCGCCCTCACGCTCCAGGAGCGCCTGACCAAGAACCTTGGCGCCAGCCTCCAGCCCCTGGCCATCCAGATCCCCCTCGATGATCCCGACCGCCTGCCGGCCCGGTGGAACAAGCTGAGCCCGATCCTGCGGGAGGCGGGCCTGCCGGTGCCGGACTGGAAGACCCTGGATCCGGAGTTGCGCCATGTCCTGGGCTCTGAAACCTGGCGCCACCAAGTCCTGGAGGCCGCGACCAAGGCCGGGCTGGATCCCGCGGGCCTGGAGGGCCCCCTTTCCGCCCTGGCCGCCGCCGCCGCGGATCCGGCCCAACCCGTGCGGGCCCTCCAGTCCCTGCTGCCGCGGGCGGCCCAGCCGCCCGAGGGGAGCCATCGTTGGAACCTGTGGGAGGGCCTGCACCGACGCGGGAAATCCGCGCCGCTGGCCCCCGCCCTCACGGTGCCGATCCGCCTCGACGAGGCCTCCCTCACCCGCCTGACACCGGTGGTGGAAGCGGCGGGGGGGCGGTTCGTGGGCACCCAGCCCCTCTTCCGGGTGGTGAAGGGCATCGCCCGGGACGCGGTGCGGGAGGCGGTGCTGCTGGCCTTGGCGGGCATCTTCGCCGTCATCGCCTGGTTCGGGCGCAGCCTCCGCTTCGCCTGCCTCGCCCTGGTGCCGCTGCTGGCCAGCCAGGCTGGCGCCCTGGGGGCCCTCGGCTGGGGCGGAGAGCCGCTGACCTTCCTGTCCCTCATGGCCATCCCCATCGCCTTGGGCGTCAGCGTGGACACCGCCTTCAACCTGCTGCACCGCGCCCGGGGGGAGGCCGACGCCCCCCAGCGCGTGGCCCGCGTGAACGCCGTCTGCGCGGGCACGACCCTCGCCGGATTCGGCGGCATGGTGTTCAGCGGCTACCGCGGCTTGCGGGGTCTCGGTCTCGCCTGCCTGGGAGGCGTGGCCCTGGCCTTGCTCCTCACCCAGTGGCTGCTGCCCGTGCTGCTGGAGAAGTGGCCTCTGGAGAAGAAGTGA
- the dnaJ gene encoding molecular chaperone DnaJ — MSHPDYYKILGVPKSASEEEIKKAYRKLARKHHPDLNPGDAKAEAEFKKLSEANDVLSDPEKRKNYDLHGDPNGPGAQVPPGFPQGGGFSFEDVFAGFGGRPVRHGPERGEDLVHAVRLGFREAFEGTRLSLRVNRSEPCLTCHGTGEAHKKQEPCRTCHGKGKLGGGSGFLSFGRTCPDCQGRGMRAPACPDCGGAGRHARQETVTIAIPAGVEDGARLRVAGKGEAGRRGGGPGDLFLQISMEPDARFERRGPNLYVRLPISFSEAALGAKVEVPTPEGQATIKVPPGTQTGAKLRLKGQGMPIPRASQRGDLIAEVAVVTPKVQDERSKELLRELADLNDAEVREQRSANHG, encoded by the coding sequence ATGTCCCACCCCGACTACTACAAGATCCTGGGCGTGCCGAAATCAGCCTCGGAAGAGGAGATCAAGAAGGCCTACCGGAAGCTGGCACGGAAGCACCATCCCGACCTGAACCCGGGCGACGCCAAGGCCGAGGCCGAGTTCAAGAAGCTCTCGGAAGCCAACGATGTGCTGTCGGACCCCGAGAAGCGGAAGAACTACGACCTCCACGGCGATCCCAACGGTCCCGGGGCGCAGGTCCCGCCGGGCTTCCCCCAGGGCGGGGGCTTCTCCTTCGAGGATGTTTTCGCGGGCTTCGGGGGCCGCCCCGTCCGTCACGGCCCCGAGCGGGGCGAAGATCTCGTCCATGCGGTGCGCCTGGGCTTCCGGGAGGCCTTCGAGGGCACTCGCCTCAGCTTGCGCGTCAACCGCTCCGAACCCTGCCTGACCTGCCATGGCACGGGCGAGGCCCACAAGAAGCAGGAGCCCTGCCGCACCTGCCACGGCAAGGGCAAGCTGGGCGGCGGCTCGGGGTTCCTGTCCTTCGGCCGCACCTGCCCGGACTGCCAGGGCCGTGGCATGCGGGCTCCCGCCTGCCCCGACTGCGGCGGCGCCGGGCGCCATGCCCGCCAGGAGACTGTCACCATCGCCATTCCCGCAGGGGTGGAGGATGGCGCCCGGCTGCGGGTGGCGGGGAAGGGTGAGGCTGGCCGGCGCGGCGGCGGCCCGGGCGACCTCTTCCTGCAGATCAGCATGGAGCCGGATGCCCGCTTCGAGCGCCGGGGCCCGAACCTGTATGTGAGGCTGCCCATCAGCTTCTCCGAGGCGGCCCTGGGGGCCAAGGTGGAGGTGCCCACCCCGGAGGGGCAGGCCACCATCAAGGTGCCGCCCGGCACTCAGACCGGCGCCAAGCTCCGGCTCAAGGGCCAGGGCATGCCCATCCCCCGGGCCAGCCAGCGGGGCGACCTCATCGCCGAGGTGGCCGTGGTGACGCCCAAGGTCCAGGACGAGCGCAGCAAGGAGCTGCTGCGGGAGCTGGCCGACCTGAACGATGCCGAAGTGCGCGAGCAGCGGAGTGCGAATCATGGCTAA
- a CDS encoding glycosyltransferase, with amino-acid sequence MDPYLSIIIPIYNEEENIPALWERLSRVMTEHFADPGKPWEIILTDDGSRDRSLAMLIEIARTEPRVKVVEFNRNYGQHSAIFGAFAEAKGQIIVTLDADLQNPPEEIPKLVAKVEEGFDVVGGWRQGRQANDSFFRTMPSKIVNAVTRRTTGVKLHDYGCMLRAYSRDVVDAMLLCKERSSFIPALANSFAKRITEVPVAHAERAAGESKYGLWKLINLQFDLLTSFSLLPLQALSVFGVLTAGFGFLLFLGLVAYRFLHPEGTAQGVFTLFAILFFFVGCQFIAFGLLGEYIGRIYQEVRDRPRYMVKKVHQAK; translated from the coding sequence ATGGACCCGTATCTCAGCATCATCATCCCCATCTACAACGAGGAGGAGAACATCCCAGCCCTGTGGGAGCGCCTCTCCCGGGTGATGACGGAGCACTTTGCGGACCCCGGGAAGCCCTGGGAGATCATCCTCACAGACGACGGCAGCCGGGACCGGAGCCTGGCCATGCTGATCGAGATCGCCAGGACCGAGCCCCGGGTGAAGGTGGTGGAGTTCAATCGGAACTACGGCCAGCACAGCGCCATCTTCGGCGCCTTCGCCGAGGCGAAGGGCCAGATCATCGTCACGCTGGACGCGGATCTCCAGAACCCCCCCGAGGAGATCCCCAAGCTCGTGGCGAAGGTGGAGGAGGGCTTCGATGTGGTGGGCGGCTGGCGCCAGGGCCGCCAGGCCAACGACAGCTTCTTCCGCACCATGCCCAGCAAGATCGTCAACGCCGTCACCCGCCGGACCACGGGGGTGAAGCTCCACGACTACGGCTGCATGCTGCGGGCCTACAGCCGCGATGTGGTGGACGCCATGTTGCTCTGCAAGGAACGGTCGAGCTTCATCCCGGCGCTGGCCAACAGCTTCGCCAAGCGCATCACGGAAGTACCCGTGGCCCATGCCGAGCGGGCCGCCGGCGAGAGCAAGTACGGCCTCTGGAAGCTCATCAACCTCCAGTTCGACCTGCTCACCAGCTTCAGCCTTCTGCCCCTCCAGGCCCTCAGCGTGTTCGGGGTGCTGACGGCGGGCTTCGGCTTCCTGCTCTTCCTGGGGCTGGTGGCCTACCGCTTCCTGCACCCCGAAGGCACGGCCCAGGGCGTGTTCACCCTGTTCGCCATCCTCTTCTTCTTCGTGGGCTGCCAGTTCATCGCCTTCGGCCTGCTGGGCGAGTACATCGGCCGCATCTACCAGGAAGTGCGCGACCGGCCCCGGTACATGGTCAAGAAGGTCCACCAGGCCAAGTAG
- the yacG gene encoding DNA gyrase inhibitor YacG produces MTLRPCPICRTPTSWEGNAFKPFCSERCRLRDLGAWSTESYRIPEKPQEEHGEGWSEAIPEE; encoded by the coding sequence ATGACCCTTCGACCCTGCCCCATCTGCCGCACCCCCACCTCCTGGGAAGGGAACGCCTTCAAGCCCTTCTGCTCGGAGCGCTGCCGCCTCCGGGACCTCGGGGCCTGGTCCACCGAGAGCTACCGCATCCCCGAGAAACCCCAGGAAGAACATGGCGAGGGGTGGAGCGAAGCGATCCCGGAGGAGTGA
- a CDS encoding helix-turn-helix transcriptional regulator: MAKDPRMGAYMIGVVSMRYSVHPQTLRLYEREGLLTPSRTEGKTRLYSDEDLERLEFILNLTRDLGVNLAGVEVVLGLRDRLNRMQEDVDRLVQALEAAGLKDIPKPGTSATGLVKLPSHGLRKRS, encoded by the coding sequence ATGGCTAAAGATCCCCGCATGGGCGCCTACATGATCGGCGTGGTGTCGATGCGCTACAGCGTGCACCCCCAGACCCTGCGGCTCTACGAACGGGAGGGTCTGCTGACACCCAGCCGCACCGAGGGCAAGACCCGCCTCTACAGCGATGAGGACCTGGAGCGCCTCGAGTTCATCCTCAACCTCACCCGCGACCTGGGCGTGAACCTGGCGGGTGTGGAAGTGGTGCTGGGCCTGCGGGACCGGCTGAACCGCATGCAGGAGGATGTGGATCGCCTGGTGCAGGCCCTGGAAGCCGCGGGCCTGAAAGACATTCCGAAGCCGGGCACCTCGGCCACAGGTCTGGTGAAGCTGCCTTCCCACGGGCTGCGCAAGCGCAGCTGA